AAGTTCATCCTCTACACGGCTGGCAGCTCGCTGTTCATCCTGCTTGCGGCTCTGGCCATGGGCTTCATGGGAGGCGGTACGCCCAACTTTGAGTACACCGTGCTGGCACAGAAGGGGTTCAGCACAGGATTTCAGTTGCTCTGTTACGCCGGTCTGCTGATCGCCTTCGGAGTCAAATTACCGATCGTTCCACTGCACACCTGGCTGCCGGATGCTCACGGTGAGGCGACAGCTCCAGTGCACATGCTGCTGGCGGGCATCCTGCTGAAAATGGGCGGCTATGCCCTGATGCGCTTCAACGCCGAAATGCTGCCTGAAGCGCATGCCCAATTCGCACCACTTCTGGTCGTGCTGGGTGTTGTCAACATCATTTACGCAGCCCTCACCTCCTTCGCTCAGCGCAACCTCAAACGAAAAATTGCCTACAGCTCTATCAGCCATATGGGCTTTGTGCTGATTGGCATCGGCAGTTTCAGCGCTCTAGGAACGAGTGGCGCGATGTTGCAGATGATCAGCCATGGCCTGATCGGGGCCAGCCTATTTTTCCTGGTGGGCGCCACCTATGACCGCACCCACACCCTGCAGCTCGATGAGATGGGTGGGGTGGGCCAGAAGATGCGGGTCATGTTTGCTCTGTGGACCGTCTGCTGCCTGGCGTCCCTCGCACTCCCGGGCATGAGTGGATTTGTCAGTGAATTGATGGTGTTCACAGGCTTCGCAACCGACGAGGCCTACACACTCAGCTTCAGGATCGTGATCGACGGACTCGCTGCAATCGGTGTGATCCTGACGCCGATCTATCTGCTCTCGATGTTGAGAGAAATTTTCTTTGGCAAGGAAAACGCACAGCTCACCACCAACACCAACCTGGTGGATGCGGAGCCCCGCGAGATCTACATCATCGGCTGTCTGCTGGTGCCGATCATCGGGATTGGTCTCTATCCGCGACTGATGACGGACAGCTACCGAACAGCGATCGAAGCACTGGTTGACCGAGATGTAGCCGCGATGGAGGTGATCAGCCGACCGACAGCACCTTTAATTCGTAGTGGCAGCCTGGCGCCAGCCATGCTCAAAGCGCCTCAGCTGATGCCTGGCAACGGATCCTGATCAATCACGCTGCTAGGGGCTGGCCCGGTCGATCCATCGCCGGTATTTTTCCTGAAGACGGCCACAGGCTGAGATGGATGCCGGGCTGAATCAGAGAGCCGATGCCGGTGCAAGGCTCGCGATTCGCCTGCTTCAGGACGCTGCTCAGCAGGGTGATCTTGATCCATGGGATGTGGATGTCATCGCTGTGGTCGATGGCTTTCTGGATCAGCTGAAACAACGGATCGAAGTTCCCCGCCAAGTTGAGGAAGCGTTGAAGCGACGCGGCGGAAGCTATGAGCGTGACCTGGCCGACAGCAGTGAAGCCTTCCTGGCAGCGTCAGTGCTGGTGGGACTCAAAGCAGAAGTGCTTGAAGCCAGCACGTTTCCTCCGCAACCAGAGGTTGAGGAGATGTTTGAGGCGGATTTTGCTGGCCAGGGATGGCTAGATCCAAGCTTCGACATCCCTCGCCACCCCGAGCGACACCTGCAACGCCGACCGGTGGCTCCACCACCGCTGCGGCGCCCGGTCACGCTGGGGGAGCTGATTGAACAACTGGAATCGATTGCAGAGCAGCTCGAATCAGACGAACTGGAAATGCGCCGACGCCAGCGTCAGAAGCGCTATTCCAACAAGGAAGCGATCGCTCAGGTGGCCGCCCTCGCTCACCGAGAGAAACTGCCGGAAACCACAGCAGCCATGGGCGTCTTTCTGAACGGCTGGGAAGCAGCCCTGCAATGGGTCAATTTCGAACACCTGGTGACTCAATGGAACGACATTGCCGACGACGACCTGGATAAGGACCGCGTAGGGGTGTTCTGGGCACTTCTGTTCCTGTCTTCACAAGGCCAGGTTGAGCTGGAGCAGATGGACTCGCTACACGGTCCGATCAGACTCAAACGGCTACTTGCTCCAGGCACCATGGCCCAGATGCCTCTGACCAGCCTGGACGTGCCAGCTGTCATGCCGGCCGAGGGAGCCGTGGCGGCTTAACCACACCCTTATGTTGGCTTATCCGTTGTAAGCCTGTTACGCCGATGAAGGCGATGATCCTGGCCGCGGGCAAGGGAACAAGGGTTCAGCCGATCACACATGTGATTCCCAAACCGATGATTCCAATCCTGCAGAAGCCAGTGATGGAATTCCTGCTGGAACTGCTCAAGGAGCATGGTTTCGCGGAGGTGATGGTCAATGTGTCCCACTTGGCCGAGGAGATCGAGAACTACTTCCGAGATGGCCAGCGATTTGGCGTGGAAATCGCTTATAGCTTCGAAGGCCGTATCGAAGATGGCGAACTGATCGGTGACGCTCTGGGCTCCGCTGGCGGGCTGAAGAAAATCCAGGATTTCCAGACGTTCTTCGACGACACCTTTGTCGTGTTGTGTGGCGATGCACTCATCGACCTTGATCTCACCGAAGCGGTGAGACGTCACCGGGAGAAAGGTGCCCTCGCCAGCCTGATCACCAAACGTGTTCCGAAGGAACAGGTCAGCAGCTATGGCGTTGTCGTGAGTGATGCGGAGGGACGCATTCAGGCCTTCCAGGAAAAGCCGAAGGTGGACGAAGCCCTGAGCGACACCATCAACACAGGCATCTATCTCTTCGAACCAGAGATTTTTGAGCACATCCCTTCGGGTGAGTCCTTCGACATCGGCTCGGATCTCTTCCCCAGGCTTGTGGAGGTCGGTGCACCGTTCTATGCCTTACCCATGGAGTTCGAATGGGTCGACATCGGCAAGGTCCCCGATTACTGGCGGGCGATCCGAAGTGTGCTTCAGGGTGATGTTCGCCAGGTGGGCATTCCTGGCAAAGAGGTTCGTCCTGGGGTCTACACCGGCCTGAATGTGGCGGCCAACTGGGACCGGATCGACGTTCAGGGCCCCGTCTATGTCGGTGGCATGACCAAGATCGAAGACGGAGCAACGCTGATCGGCCCCACGATGATCGGGCCCAGCTGCCACATCTGCGAAGGCGCCACAATCGATAATTCGATCATCTTCGATTACTCACGCATCGGTGCAGGCGTCCAGCTCGTCGAAAAACTGGTGTTCGGCCGTTACTGCGTTGGCAAAAATGGCGACCATTTCGATCTTCAGGAAGCTGCCCTCGACTGGTTGATCACCGATGCCCGGCGCCAGGATCTGGTTGAGCCCTCCCCTCAGCAGAAAGCGATGGCTGAACTGCTCGGGACTGACCTCACAACTGCTGCGAGCTGAGACCAGCTCGCTCCAGCACCTCAGGAATCCGCTCTTCCGCTCTCACGGCCATCACGTGGACGCCCTGAGCAATCCCGGCAAATTGCCGGACCTGCTCAGCCGCGATGGCGATGCCTTCGGCCGCAGGATCTGAGGCGGCATCCAGTCGCGCGATCAGGCTGTCTGGAATGTTGGCTCCAGGGACCTTCTGATTGATGAAACTGGCATTCCTCGCTGACTTGAGCAGAAACACCCCTGCCAGAACAGGCAGCTCCATCGGAGCCGCCATGTCACGGCAGAAACGCTCCAGCACCTGCGGATCCATCACCATTTGGGTCTGAACGAAACGAGCACCTGCTTCGCGTTTACGCTCCAGCCTGCGCTTGAGCCCCGACCAGCTGGCACAGTGCGGATCAGCGGCAGCTCCTGCAAATAAGGCTGTGGGGCCATCGGGCAGGCTCTCCTTCACAGGGTCCTCACCCCGGTTGAAAGAGCTGACTTGCTGCAGCAGCCGCACCGACTCCAGTTCATGCACCGGGCGAACGGAGGGTTGATCACCAGCCTTCACTGAATCCCCAGTGAGACACAGCAAATTACGGATACCGAGCGCATGGGCACCGAGCAGATCCGCCTGAATCCCAATGCGATTGCGATCACGCCCTGCCATTTGCAGCACAGGCTCAAGCCCTGCGTCCAACAGCAAGCGGCACACCGCAAGACTGCTCATGCGCATCACAGCGCGGCTGCCGTCAGTGACATTGATGGCCTGAACCCAGTCGCGCAGGAGATTGGCCA
This genomic window from Synechococcus sp. MIT S9220 contains:
- a CDS encoding NAD(P)H-quinone oxidoreductase subunit 4; its protein translation is MLEFAVSAPFDPAADIAAGIIPAQFPWLSLSILFPIVGALIVPFIPDQGEGRQVRWFALGIALVTFLITVGAYLSGYDPSFSGLQLSERVSWLPDLGLTWAVGADGLSMPLILLTSFITALAVLAAWPVTFKPKLFFFLILAMDGGQIAVFAVQDMLLFFLAWELELLPVYLLLAIWGGKRRQYAATKFILYTAGSSLFILLAALAMGFMGGGTPNFEYTVLAQKGFSTGFQLLCYAGLLIAFGVKLPIVPLHTWLPDAHGEATAPVHMLLAGILLKMGGYALMRFNAEMLPEAHAQFAPLLVVLGVVNIIYAALTSFAQRNLKRKIAYSSISHMGFVLIGIGSFSALGTSGAMLQMISHGLIGASLFFLVGATYDRTHTLQLDEMGGVGQKMRVMFALWTVCCLASLALPGMSGFVSELMVFTGFATDEAYTLSFRIVIDGLAAIGVILTPIYLLSMLREIFFGKENAQLTTNTNLVDAEPREIYIIGCLLVPIIGIGLYPRLMTDSYRTAIEALVDRDVAAMEVISRPTAPLIRSGSLAPAMLKAPQLMPGNGS
- a CDS encoding segregation/condensation protein A; its protein translation is MDAGLNQRADAGARLAIRLLQDAAQQGDLDPWDVDVIAVVDGFLDQLKQRIEVPRQVEEALKRRGGSYERDLADSSEAFLAASVLVGLKAEVLEASTFPPQPEVEEMFEADFAGQGWLDPSFDIPRHPERHLQRRPVAPPPLRRPVTLGELIEQLESIAEQLESDELEMRRRQRQKRYSNKEAIAQVAALAHREKLPETTAAMGVFLNGWEAALQWVNFEHLVTQWNDIADDDLDKDRVGVFWALLFLSSQGQVELEQMDSLHGPIRLKRLLAPGTMAQMPLTSLDVPAVMPAEGAVAA
- a CDS encoding NDP-sugar synthase; this translates as MKAMILAAGKGTRVQPITHVIPKPMIPILQKPVMEFLLELLKEHGFAEVMVNVSHLAEEIENYFRDGQRFGVEIAYSFEGRIEDGELIGDALGSAGGLKKIQDFQTFFDDTFVVLCGDALIDLDLTEAVRRHREKGALASLITKRVPKEQVSSYGVVVSDAEGRIQAFQEKPKVDEALSDTINTGIYLFEPEIFEHIPSGESFDIGSDLFPRLVEVGAPFYALPMEFEWVDIGKVPDYWRAIRSVLQGDVRQVGIPGKEVRPGVYTGLNVAANWDRIDVQGPVYVGGMTKIEDGATLIGPTMIGPSCHICEGATIDNSIIFDYSRIGAGVQLVEKLVFGRYCVGKNGDHFDLQEAALDWLITDARRQDLVEPSPQQKAMAELLGTDLTTAAS
- a CDS encoding methylenetetrahydrofolate reductase — encoded protein: MGSALQRSLEAGAVTVTAEVMPPRGGDPSHTLAMANLLRDWVQAINVTDGSRAVMRMSSLAVCRLLLDAGLEPVLQMAGRDRNRIGIQADLLGAHALGIRNLLCLTGDSVKAGDQPSVRPVHELESVRLLQQVSSFNRGEDPVKESLPDGPTALFAGAAADPHCASWSGLKRRLERKREAGARFVQTQMVMDPQVLERFCRDMAAPMELPVLAGVFLLKSARNASFINQKVPGANIPDSLIARLDAASDPAAEGIAIAAEQVRQFAGIAQGVHVMAVRAEERIPEVLERAGLSSQQL